In Streptomyces sp. NBC_01231, the sequence ATGAGTGTTGGTATCTATATTTGCTGCAGCCCCCTCCAGCCCGCGGGCGCTTCCTCACTCGCTGGCGGTCTTGACCTCGGCAGCGAGCAGCGCCGCTTCAAGCTCAACCAGGCGGGCCGTGACCATGATGTGAGTGCGCACGTACACCGAACTACCCGCCCCCTTCATGAGGTCGGAGGCGGCGAGCAGGGTGAGGTTGTACGCCTCATTCAGGGCGGCCCCGTCGTTGTCACGGCGCGCCTTGAGCAGATGCACCGCAGCCTCGCGGACGAGTTCGGCCACCTCGGAGTCGTACTCCTCAAAGGCGTTGGCCGAGGCCGGCACGTCGAACAGGTTGTGGTTGATGTTGCGCATGGCCCGGATGTCGTTCATCACTGTGGGTCTCCGTAGAGAAGGGGGCGGCCCGCTGGGGGCCGCCCCGGGATGGACAGGTCAGGCCGCGACAGCGACCGGCTCGGCCGGCGCCTCGGCCTCGGCGTCGGCCCCCTCCGGCTCCGCCGGGCTCTCGGGCTCCACGTCGGCGGCCGAGATGGCCTCTGTCTCCGCGTCGGCGGCCGCGGCGGCCTCCGGCTCCGGGGCGGGCTCGGCCTGGGCCTCCGGCTCGGCGTCGCCCGCAGCCGGGTCCAACTGAGCGAGTACGGCGTCGGCCTCGGCCACCAGGTCGGGCGCTGCGGCGGCGGGGTTGACCATGATCTCGCTGGCGTCGGCGTGAGCCTTCGCCTGACGGAGCTGGAACCGGGCCTTCTGCACGACGTCCGCGACCCGATCCATCTGCTCAAGCCGCTTGCCGACCTCCCCCGCCAGAGCACGGGCCAGCTCCATGGGGTCCGCCTTGCCGATACTGTCCAGCAGCGCCCACACCCCCTCGATCGCGTCGAGGTCGCTCTTGGTCTTGGCCTGCACGCGGCTCCGCTCGGCCTTCTCCTCGGGGGTCATCTCGTCGACGTCGACCATGGAGTCCTGCGTGGCCGCCTTCTCCTGCTTGCGCATGGCGTAGGCGATGTGGACGAGCTGGTTGTCGTTCTTGTCGCCCTTCTTCCAGTCCTGGAAGACCGCCTTCTGGTTGTCTTTCGAGAGCGCGGCGATCTGGACGGCGGCCTGGGTGCCGATGTGCCCGAGGTCGACGGCCGCCTGGATCTCGGGGCGCAGAGCGAGTAGGGCCAGGCGCTGATTGACGAACTGGACCGACTTGGAGAACGCCTTGGCGACGCTCGCGGGCGTGGAGCCCTCCTCCTCATCCAGGACCTTCTTGAAGCCGCGCGCCTCTT encodes:
- a CDS encoding ParB/RepB/Spo0J family partition protein; translation: MSHKYAALKMRQIHRNPNQPRKAFAEDALNELAESIKEHGLLQPIVVRKVEEGYELVAGERRFRANELADNITIEAKILLPEGESEITDMDSFKKAMAENLNREDMLPLEEARGFKKVLDEEEGSTPASVAKAFSKSVQFVNQRLALLALRPEIQAAVDLGHIGTQAAVQIAALSKDNQKAVFQDWKKGDKNDNQLVHIAYAMRKQEKAATQDSMVDVDEMTPEEKAERSRVQAKTKSDLDAIEGVWALLDSIGKADPMELARALAGEVGKRLEQMDRVADVVQKARFQLRQAKAHADASEIMVNPAAAAPDLVAEADAVLAQLDPAAGDAEPEAQAEPAPEPEAAAAADAETEAISAADVEPESPAEPEGADAEAEAPAEPVAVAA